A stretch of DNA from Noviherbaspirillum sedimenti:
TACGCATGACGATCTTTTCGCCGAATAGCGTGGGCAGGGTGCTGACGCGGAAATCGATCGACTTGGTCTTCGATACCACCAGTTTCATGCGGCCGTCCTGCGGCACCCGCTTTTCCGAGATGTCCAGCTTGGAAATGACCTTGATGCGCGAAGCCAGCTTTTCCTTGATCGCCAGCGGCGGCTGCGCGACTTCACGCAGGATGCCGTCGACGCGCAGGCGGATGCGGTAAAACTTTTCGAAAGGTTCGAAATGCAGGTCCGAAGCGCCCAGATTGATGGCATCGATGAGGATTTTCTGCAGGAACCTGACGACGGGCGCATCGTCGATATCGGTCGTTGGCCCGCTTTCCACGGCGGTCGTGGTATCGACATCGGCAAAATCGATGTCCAGGTCGTCACCGATCAGTTCATTCAGATTTTGCTCGGCGCTTTGTCCAAGCTTTTCGATCAGTTGCAAGAGCGCCGGGTGTTCGACAATGACCGGTTCGACCGACAATTGCGTCTGGAACTTGATCTGGTCCAGCGCCTGGGAATTGGTTGGATCGGAAATCGCTACCGAGATCTTGTTGCCGCGTTTGGCCAGGGCAATGACGCGCTGGCTTTGCATCAGCTTGACATCGAGGATGCCTTCCGGGCGTGTATTCATGCTGAAACTGCCGATATCCAGGACAGGATAGGCAAAAGTTTCCGAGCAGAATGCGGCCAGGGCGCGCGGTTCTATGTGTTTGCTTTGAACCAGTGCATCAATAAACGGAATTTTCTCTGCCTGGACCCGTTTGGTTAATGCCTCAACTTGCTGCGCAGAAAGATGTCCGGCATGCAGCAATACCCGCGCCAAAGCGGGAATCGCGGTGCTGGAAACCGTATTGGGGAAAACTGCCGCCATAAAGTTGTTGTGCTGAGTACCAGAAAATCATCCAAGTCGCGTTAGATGATGCCTATAGGCATCTGATTTGTAAAGATATTGTGATTCTTTGTTAAGTCATCAGTGTGTGAATCGATACACTTTGGGGCGCTGCAATGCGCGCATGCGGGGTGGAAATATTATCGTTTTGATAATTTTCTGATGAGAGCAAGCAATGCGACGAGGTGGGCAAAAAATAGGGGGGTCAAAAATGCACGTCGCCAGGATGCATTGGTTTCGGGCTCAAAGCGTATGAGCAAGGACAAGAGAATTGTCTTTGAGAGTACCTTTGTCCCCAGTGGGCATCAACGCCAGCATTTACTGCGAGACTTACTCTTCATCTTCATCGTCCGGGATCACGGCATCGGCCACTGCGCCGACCGTCTTGGCGGCAACCTTGACGCCAGTCGCGGCGACCGTGACAGCGGCATCCACTACGGTGACGACAGCGCATCCGGTCAGGCAGAGCGCAAGGGCGATCATCAGCAACGTTCGGAGTAGTTTCATGGTCATGTGAGCAGGCGCAAAGCTTAACAGGCGAATACCGGGTTTTAGCGTCTTGGCGCTGCTGGAATCGATGCCGTCACCGTGGTCCGGCCCATAAAATGCAAACAGGTCCCGCGCAGGGACCTGTGAGAGCGGGAGGGAATTCTGGTCGGGGTGAGAGGATTCGAACCTCCGGCCTCTACGTCCCGAACGTAGCGCTCTACCAGGCTAAGCTACACCCCGATTGCGGCGCCGACCCTAACCGAATCCCCTTGAGGATTCTCGGCTCAATGATTGCGGCCCACCGCGAAAGCGCATAATTCTAGCAAAGATTCCTTGGCTTGGCTATTGCCCCAGCCACGGATTGCATCGGCTGCGCGCTGGGCGGCCTGTTCTGCGGCGCGTTTGGTGTAATCGAGCGCGCCGGAGCTGGTGACTGCATCCAGAATGGCGGCGAAGTGGGATTCGTCGCCATTCTGGATGCAGGTGCGCACCAGTTCACGCTGGCTCGGGGTGCCGTGCTGCAGCAGGTATATCAGCGGCAGGGTGGGTTTGCCTTCGCGCAGATCGTCGCCGACGTTCTTGCCGATCTCTTCCGCGTTGCCCGAGTAATCCAGCACGTCGTCGATCAACTGGAAGGCGGTGCCCAGTGAGCGTCCATATTCTGCCGCTGCTTCGACGTCGGCCGCCGAGGCGCCGGCAGCCAGCGCGCCGATCTGGGTCGCGGCCTCGAACAGCTTGGCGGTCTTGGAGCGGATGACCTGCAGGTAGCGCGCCTCGTTGACATCCGGGTCGTGCATGTTCAATAGTTGCAGCACCTCGCCTTCGGCGATGACATTGGTGGCGTCAGCAAGAATTTGCATGATCCGCATGTCGCCGACCGCAACAATCATCTGGAAAGCGCGTGTATAGATGAAATCGCCGACCAGTACCGAGGCGGCATTGCCGAACAGGGCGTTGGCAGTCTGGCGGCCGCGCCGCAGCGACGATTCATCCACCACGTCGTCGTGCAGCAGGGTGGCGGTGTGGATGAATTCGATCAGGCCGGCCAGCGTATGGTGAATATTGCCTTGGCAGGCGTGCGCATTGGCGGTCAGCAGCACCAGCATTGGCCGGATGCGCTTGCCGCCGGCGCTGATGATGTATTCGGAGATCTGGTTGACCAGCGGGACATCCGAGTTCAGTTGCTGGCGAATCAGATGGTTAACCGCTTCCATGTCGGCGGCGATGGGCTGGAGGATGCTTGCTTGGGTAGAAAGGGTGGCGGACAAGGGTAAGCCTGCGAAATCATTGATATCTTGCGAATTATACGATGAGAAGCGGCTGTGATCGGGCCTCTGGACTTGTGGCAAGTTCGCTATCGGTTAGGGCGTGGGTAAAAACGGATTGTCGCGCGGCTTTGACTGGGCGGCTAAGTCCATGTATAATTTGAGGTTTTCCCGATTCTTGGCAACTTTCTGTTGTAAGGAAATAAAAAGGAAAGAAAGAGATTTTAAAAAGTTTTTAACCCAATTGATGAGGTTCACCATGTACGCGGTCATAAAAACCGGCGGCAAACAATATAAAGTTGCTGCTGGCGAAAAACTCAAAGTAGAACAGATACCTGCAGACATCGGCGCCGACATCACCTTGGATCAAGTGCTCGCATTGGGCGCTGGCGATACCATCAAGTTTGGTGCGCCGCTGATTGAAGGTGCTACGGTTCTGGCTAAGGTATTGGCGCAAGGTCGCCACGATAAGGTCAAGATTTTCAAGATGCGCCGTCGTAAGCATTACCAGAAACGTCAAGGCCATCGCCAAAATTACACCGAATTGCAAATCGTCTCGATCAACGGCTAAGCGCCGGTCGAGCTAACCAAATACCAAGGAGTCTGAAATGGCACATAAAAAAGGCGGCGGCACTACGCGCAACGGCCGTGATTCTGAGTCGAAACGACTGGGCGTCAAGGTCTACGGTGGTCAGTCCATCAATGCCGGCGGCATCATCATCCGTCAACGCGGCACCAAAGTACATCCTGGCGAAAACGTCGGCATGGGCAAGGATCACACCCTGTTCGCGCTGATCCCGGGCAAAGTACAGTTTGTCACCAAGGGCGCTGCACAGCGTCACATGGTGACTGTGGTTGCTGCTTAATCCACTGCAATGAGTCACTGCAATAAGCAGTTGCTATAAGTAGCTGCAAATCGCAGGCAAGGCGCAAGCCTTCTATCAAAAAGGCTCTGCCACAGGTAGGGCCTTTTTTAATTTTTTTGGCGGCAAAACATGAAGTTCATCGACGAAGCAAAAATCGAAGTCATTGCCGGCAATGGCGGCAACGGCGTTGCTTCCTTTTGCCGCGAGAAATTCCGTCCTTTCGGCGGTCCCGACGGCGGCGACGGCGGCAAGGGCGGCAGCATCTGGGCAGTGGCTGACCGCAATATCAACACCCTGGTCGACTACCGCTATTCCAAGATGCACAAGGCAAGGAATGGCGAAAACGGTCGTGGTTCCGATTGCTACGGCAAGGGCGCCGACGACATTACCCTGCGCATGCCGGTAGGCACCCTGATTACCGATTTTGAGTCGGGCGAAATCGTCGCCGACCTGACCGAGCATGGCCAGACTGCGCTGCTGGCGCAGGGTGGCGAAGGCGGTTGGGGCAATATCCATTTCAAGTCCTCCACCAACCGGGCGCCGCGCCAGAAGAGCGATGGCAAGGAAGGCGCGCGACGCGAACTGAAGCTGGAGTTGAAGGTGCTGGCCGATGTCGGCTTGCTCGGCATGCCCAATGCAGGAAAATCAACCTTCATTACGGCGGTGTCCAACGCGAAGCCGAAGATTGCCGACTATCCGTTTACCACCTTGCATCCGAATCTGGGCGTGGTGCGCGTCTCCCATGAAAAAAGCTTCGTGATCGCCGATATTCCCGGCCTGATCGAGGGGGCGGCAGACGGTGCCGGTCTGGGCGTGCAGTTTTTGCGCCATTTGCAGCGTACCGGCTTGTTGCTGCATATCGTCGATCTGGCGCCATTCGACAATGTCGACCCGGTCAAGGAAGCCAAGGCCATCGTCAAGGAATTGAAGAAATACGACGAGTCACTGCACGCCAAGCCCCGCTGGTTGGTGCTGAACAAGCTGGATGTGGTGCCGGCGGACGAACGTGTGAAACGTGTCAAGGATTTCATCAAGCGCTTCGCCTGGAAAGGGCCGGTGTTTGAAATTTCGGCGCTGACGCGCGAAGGTTGCGAAGACCTGGTCATGGCGATCTATGAGTATCTGGCCGAACAGCGCCAGCAGGAACATCGTGCCGAAGAAACGCAAATGGTCCAGGAAGCGCGCAGCATCGCCTCGATTGACCCGGACGATCCGCGTTTCAAGCTTGCCGATAGCTGAGCCCGCAGCTCATTTTATTTCATGCGCAATATTGCCGACTTGCCGTCAGACAGCCTCAATAGCCCTGCTCAAGAACCATGAATTCCGTGATACAGAATGCCAAACGATTGATCGTCAAGGTGGGATCTTCCCTGGTGACCAACGACGGCAAGGGTCTTGACAGTGCAGCCATTGCAAAATGGGCGGCGCAAATCGCGCAATTGCGCCAGCTGGGCAAGGAAGTGGTGCTGGTCAGCTCCGGCGCGATCGCCGAAGGCATGCAGCGCCTGGGCTTCGACAGGCGCCCCACCGGGGTCCATGAATTGCAGGCTTGCGCCGCGGTCGGTCAGATGGGACTGGCGCAAATCTATGAATCGAGTTTCCGCGAGCATCGCTTGCGTACTGCGCAGGTATTGCTGACCCATGCCGATCTGGCCGACCGTGAGCGCTATCTGAATGCGCGCTCGACCCTGTTTACGCTCTTGCGTCTTGGCGTGGTGCCGATCATCAATGAAAACGATACGGTGGTTACCGACGAAATCAAGTTCGGCGACAATGACACGCTGGGCGCCCTGGTCGCCAATCTGATTGAAGGCGATGCCCTGATTATCCTGACTGACCAGAACGGCTTGTACACGGCCGACCCGCGCAAAAATCCTGCGGCGCAGTTCGTGCATCAGGCCGAGGCCGGCGATCCCGCTCTGGAAGAGATGGCCGGCGGCGCCGGCAGCAGCATCGGTCGCGGCGGCATGCTGACCAAGATACTGGCGGCAAAGCGTGCCGCTTCCTCGGGGGCGCACACGGTGATCGCCTGGGGGCGCGAAGATCAGGTGCTGACCCGGCTGGCGGCGGGCGAGGCGATCGGTACCCAGCTCAACGCCCCGACGGCGCGGCTGACGGCGCGCCAGCAATGGATGCGCGACCATTTGCACACGGCCGGCAAGGTCATGCTCGATAGCGGCGCGGTGCAGAAACTGACCGCCGACGGCAAGTCCCTGTTGCCGGTCGGCGTGGTCAAGGTCTCGGGAAAATTCGGCCGCGGCGACGTCATCACCTGTACCGACCCTGATGGGCGTCCGGTGGCGCGCGGCATCTCGAATTATGCCAGTTCCGAAGCGCGCCGCATCATGGGCCATCCTTCCGCCGAGATCGCCGGCATCCTCGGCTTTGAGGAAGAGCCCGAGTTGATCCACCGCGATAACCTGGTGTTACTCTGAGTCAGAGCCCGGGCACCTGAAACGGTGCGTCAGCCGCCGGAGGGCAACACCTGGATCAATGGTCGCTTGTCACGTAATCTGCGCGTGATCTGCTCGGTGCTGCCTTCGACTAC
This window harbors:
- the obgE gene encoding GTPase ObgE → MKFIDEAKIEVIAGNGGNGVASFCREKFRPFGGPDGGDGGKGGSIWAVADRNINTLVDYRYSKMHKARNGENGRGSDCYGKGADDITLRMPVGTLITDFESGEIVADLTEHGQTALLAQGGEGGWGNIHFKSSTNRAPRQKSDGKEGARRELKLELKVLADVGLLGMPNAGKSTFITAVSNAKPKIADYPFTTLHPNLGVVRVSHEKSFVIADIPGLIEGAADGAGLGVQFLRHLQRTGLLLHIVDLAPFDNVDPVKEAKAIVKELKKYDESLHAKPRWLVLNKLDVVPADERVKRVKDFIKRFAWKGPVFEISALTREGCEDLVMAIYEYLAEQRQQEHRAEETQMVQEARSIASIDPDDPRFKLADS
- a CDS encoding NF038104 family lipoprotein, whose protein sequence is MKLLRTLLMIALALCLTGCAVVTVVDAAVTVAATGVKVAAKTVGAVADAVIPDDEDEE
- the rplU gene encoding 50S ribosomal protein L21; translation: MYAVIKTGGKQYKVAAGEKLKVEQIPADIGADITLDQVLALGAGDTIKFGAPLIEGATVLAKVLAQGRHDKVKIFKMRRRKHYQKRQGHRQNYTELQIVSING
- the proB gene encoding glutamate 5-kinase, yielding MNSVIQNAKRLIVKVGSSLVTNDGKGLDSAAIAKWAAQIAQLRQLGKEVVLVSSGAIAEGMQRLGFDRRPTGVHELQACAAVGQMGLAQIYESSFREHRLRTAQVLLTHADLADRERYLNARSTLFTLLRLGVVPIINENDTVVTDEIKFGDNDTLGALVANLIEGDALIILTDQNGLYTADPRKNPAAQFVHQAEAGDPALEEMAGGAGSSIGRGGMLTKILAAKRAASSGAHTVIAWGREDQVLTRLAAGEAIGTQLNAPTARLTARQQWMRDHLHTAGKVMLDSGAVQKLTADGKSLLPVGVVKVSGKFGRGDVITCTDPDGRPVARGISNYASSEARRIMGHPSAEIAGILGFEEEPELIHRDNLVLL
- the rpmA gene encoding 50S ribosomal protein L27; protein product: MAHKKGGGTTRNGRDSESKRLGVKVYGGQSINAGGIIIRQRGTKVHPGENVGMGKDHTLFALIPGKVQFVTKGAAQRHMVTVVAA
- the pilB gene encoding type IV-A pilus assembly ATPase PilB, which translates into the protein MAAVFPNTVSSTAIPALARVLLHAGHLSAQQVEALTKRVQAEKIPFIDALVQSKHIEPRALAAFCSETFAYPVLDIGSFSMNTRPEGILDVKLMQSQRVIALAKRGNKISVAISDPTNSQALDQIKFQTQLSVEPVIVEHPALLQLIEKLGQSAEQNLNELIGDDLDIDFADVDTTTAVESGPTTDIDDAPVVRFLQKILIDAINLGASDLHFEPFEKFYRIRLRVDGILREVAQPPLAIKEKLASRIKVISKLDISEKRVPQDGRMKLVVSKTKSIDFRVSTLPTLFGEKIVMRILDATQAQMGIDALGYDPDQKELLLDAIERPYGMVLVTGPTGSGKTVSLYTCLNILNKPGINISTAEDPAEINLPGVNQVNINDRAGLTFPVALKAFLRQDPDIIMVGEIRDLETADIAIKAAQTGHMVFSTLHTNDAPGTLTRLMNMGVAPFNIASSVILITAQRLARRLCTCKQATTIPDEALLDAGFKEEELDGSWQPYKAVGCERCSGSGYKGRVGIYQVMPISEEIERIILGHGTALEIEEQSRREGIRTLRQSGLVKVRLGLTSLEEVVGCTNE
- the ispB gene encoding octaprenyl diphosphate synthase, whose product is MSATLSTQASILQPIAADMEAVNHLIRQQLNSDVPLVNQISEYIISAGGKRIRPMLVLLTANAHACQGNIHHTLAGLIEFIHTATLLHDDVVDESSLRRGRQTANALFGNAASVLVGDFIYTRAFQMIVAVGDMRIMQILADATNVIAEGEVLQLLNMHDPDVNEARYLQVIRSKTAKLFEAATQIGALAAGASAADVEAAAEYGRSLGTAFQLIDDVLDYSGNAEEIGKNVGDDLREGKPTLPLIYLLQHGTPSQRELVRTCIQNGDESHFAAILDAVTSSGALDYTKRAAEQAAQRAADAIRGWGNSQAKESLLELCAFAVGRNH